The genomic stretch CAGGCGCAAAGCGGTTTGAACAGAGCGAAAGCGTAATCAAGCCAACTGTGACCGCGAACCAAAGCGTACAGACGCGGATTAAAAACGTTGCTGACGCAGCCGCTCCAGTCGGTGTATCGAAGAGCATTATTAGCAGACCGCCCATTGCGCCCTCGGTCGGTCCGATGCCGCCGGGCGTCATCAACAGAGCGCCGACGATGGTCGCGAACGCGTAGATAAAGGTCGCAGACAATAAAGGGATTTGTTCCCCGAATCCGACAAGGACTAAATAAAACGCCAGGCATTCCAGCCACCACGAAACGATGCTGATGAGCGTCGCCCAAAGCAGCGGCCCGGGCGCGATCAGGCGATAGGCGCTTTCATAGGCGACGCGCAGTTTTTCGACAATGGATTCTAACTTCTGGATTGTCGCGAGCCTGTCGAGAATTGCTTCCATCAACGAGCGCCAGCTGACGATTGCCAAAACCAGCGCAATCGCTGCTACCGACGCGCCAAAGACCCACTCACCGTTGGGCAAGAGCGACACGCCCAGCAGCGCCATCAGGAAAAATGCAATGAAATCGGTCAGCCGCTCGGCGAGGATGATCGGCGCGGTTTTGCTGAGCGGGGCGCCGTTGACGCTTTTCACGAGGTATGACTTAAATACTTCGCCGAATTTCCCCGGCGTGGCTGACATCACCATGCCCGACAGAAATATCTGAAACGACAGCAAGCGGGGCAGAGGGACGTCAATTAGATGCAGGTAATAATGCCACTTGGTAAAGCGGATCACATAATTACCAAACGCCAGCGCCAGACAAACCGGAAGCCACTGCCATTGAAACTGCGCAAACGCTTGCAGAATATTTCCCCAACCCATCCACACGCAGGCGCCCAAGTAGAGCGCCGCTGCGATGGCAATGGTGATGAGCAGTTTTTTTTGAATCGACATGAACGCGCCTTACAAAGAAATCCAGAGAATCCACAGTCCGAGTG from Candidatus Hinthialibacter antarcticus encodes the following:
- a CDS encoding lysylphosphatidylglycerol synthase transmembrane domain-containing protein, with product MSIQKKLLITIAIAAALYLGACVWMGWGNILQAFAQFQWQWLPVCLALAFGNYVIRFTKWHYYLHLIDVPLPRLLSFQIFLSGMVMSATPGKFGEVFKSYLVKSVNGAPLSKTAPIILAERLTDFIAFFLMALLGVSLLPNGEWVFGASVAAIALVLAIVSWRSLMEAILDRLATIQKLESIVEKLRVAYESAYRLIAPGPLLWATLISIVSWWLECLAFYLVLVGFGEQIPLLSATFIYAFATIVGALLMTPGGIGPTEGAMGGLLIMLFDTPTGAAASATFLIRVCTLWFAVTVGLITLSLCSNRFAPAVDALEHAGDAATPDK